From Arachis stenosperma cultivar V10309 chromosome 2, arast.V10309.gnm1.PFL2, whole genome shotgun sequence, one genomic window encodes:
- the LOC130963331 gene encoding uncharacterized protein LOC130963331 — protein MGDIAEKCSDPGPCMVTCTIDGTQIFYCMCDLGACVSIIPLSLYDALRLPPLKRSAARFVLANKSIISVVGIAENVLMSIKGLTFPIDFYILEMLPNDSGRPSSVLLGRPFLKTSKFKLDAYSGTYSFEIDGRIVSFNLDEAMRHPPEDHSIFQCDIIDEAVALVHQKEIEEIHMEQDASVGKPSELPEDIILPHTAPDDQVPSQEQKSELKPLPPHLKYAYLEDNQKLPVIIAMELTSQ, from the coding sequence atgggggACATAGCagaaaaatgtagtgatccaggtccATGCATGGTTACTTGTACTATTGATGGTACCCAAATTTTTtactgcatgtgtgatttggGTGCATGTGTGAGTATTATACCATTATCTTTATATGATGctttgaggctccctcccttaaaaaggtcagCAGCACGTTTTGTTTTGGCAAATAAAAGCATAATCTCTGTGGTTGGAATTGCTGAAAACGTGCTCATGAGCATTAAGGGGCTGACATTCCCtattgatttttatattttggagATGCTCCCTAATGACTCAGGAAGACCTTCATCTgtcctacttggaagaccatttctGAAGACTTCAAAATTCAAGTTGGACGCCTACTCAGGAACCTACTCTTTTGAGATAGATGGCAGAATAGTGAGCTTCAATCTGGATGAAGCTATGAGACACCCGCCGGAAGATCACTCCATTTTCCAGTGTGATATTATTGATGAGGCCGTGGCTCTAGTCCATCAGAAAGAAATAGAAGAGATTCACATGGAGCAAGATGCAAGTGTGGGGAAGCCCTCTGAGCTTCCTGAAGATATCATACTACCACACACAGCTCCAGATGATCAAGTGCCTAGCCAAGAGCAGAAATCAGAACTGAAGCCCCTTCCACCCCACCTCAAGTACGCGTACCTTGAGGATAATCAGAAGCTTCCAGTCATCATTGCAATGGAACTCACTTCCCAATAG